In Tachysurus vachellii isolate PV-2020 chromosome 3, HZAU_Pvac_v1, whole genome shotgun sequence, one genomic interval encodes:
- the lamp5 gene encoding lysosome-associated membrane glycoprotein 5, which produces MEWLRFRTVDSAGVFLCLLCTLSGVSVVAEQEVENLSGLSPNPDKDIFVVRENGTTCLMAEFAVKFVIPYDVLALNGIDLITEQAAVFLPRGAQIAGMCGSSEAELHVSWSNNAYTLRLYFSKEKRTVRKDGKTTESEVWKISKVQLVYDTSETTHFINAYNPGKHTASTHHLSALVTPAGRSYVCTAQQTLTLISSDHQKGITVSMSDLQIQPFDIQSDFVFSEPYKCITDQRERIEEILPLVLGLILGFIVVITVIIYHFHLKLTAHQPQLPRDRSLYKHM; this is translated from the exons ATGGAGTGGCTAAGATTCAGAACCGTGGACAGCGCTGGTGTTTTCCTCTGTCTCCTTT GCACGCTGTCGGGGGTCTCAGTTGTGGCAGAACAGGAAGTGGAGAATCTGTCCGGTCTCTCTCCAAACCCAGACAAAGACATTTTCGTGGTGCGTGAAAATGGAACGACTTGTTTGATGGCGGAGTTTGCGGTGAAATTCGTGATTCCCTACGATGTGCTCGCGCTTAACGGAATAGAC TTGATCACGGAGCAGGCGGCTGTCTTTCTCCCTCGCGGTGCGCAGATCGCAGGCATGTGCGGAAGCAGCGAGGCAGAGCTGCATGTCTCCTGGAGCAATAACGCCTACACGCTCCGCCTGTACTTCAGCAAG gagaaACGCACCGTGAGAAAAGATGGGAAAACTACAGAGAGTGAAGTGTGGAAGATAAGCAAGGTTCAGCTGGTTTATGACACCTCAGAGACAACGCACTTCATCAACGCATACAATC CGGGGAAACACACTGCCAGCACCCATCATCTCTCAGCCTTGGTGACACCGGCTGGCCGCTCGTACGTGTGCACAGCTCAGCAGACCCTCACTCTTATCTCCAGTGACCACCAGAAAGGAATCACGGTCTCCATGTCTGACCTTCAGATCCAACCCTTTGACATCCAAAGCGACTTCGTGTTCAGTGAAC CATATAAGTGCATCACAGACCAACGTGAGCGGATAGAGGAGATTCTGCCTCTGGTGTTGGGGCTCATTCTGGGCTTCATCGTCGTCATCACCGTTATTATCTACCACTTCCATCTCAAACTGACGGCTCATCAACCCCAGCTGCCCCGCGACCGCTCTCTCTACAAGCACATGTAG